A part of Gracilimonas sediminicola genomic DNA contains:
- a CDS encoding complex I subunit 4 family protein, producing METLLNIVIYLPLLGIPLILLIRNETSRKWIALLVTVLTFVASLPLMLSFDVAASGTPQFLTEGGRLMETLDIKYLVGLDGLSLLLFMLTTFMGPIVILSSWNSVKKHLAGYLSMLLLLQTASLGVFASLDLMVFYVFFELSLIPMYFLIGIWGGAGRIQATVKFFIYTLVGSLIMLVGLIYLGYDAGAAMGGGTTFTTDWRFLSGDMYTIGLVEQTYLFLAFALAFCIKVPLFPFHTWLPYAHTEAPTAGSVVLAAIMLKMGTYGLIRVCLPIFPNAFMEFAPWMATLAVIGIIYGALVAMVQKDVKKLVAYSSVSHLGFVVLGIFALNTVAVQGAIIQMINHGLSTGALFLIVGMIYDRRHTRMIKDFGGIAKKVPVFTVMFMIATLASIGLPGLNGFVGEFLILNGSFFSELYNNKVFAILAATGVILAAVYMLWMFQRVMFGPITNEENEKLVDLNGREIGLLVPLVIFMFWIGIHPVDFTKYSEAQVEELIEASQEKSMAVIEQSKLDEDLPDWTARFYDVDQVESQMASK from the coding sequence ATGGAAACTCTTTTAAATATCGTTATTTATTTACCGCTGTTAGGCATTCCGCTGATTTTACTGATCAGGAATGAAACCTCCCGTAAGTGGATTGCCCTGTTAGTGACAGTCCTTACTTTTGTGGCTTCATTGCCATTAATGTTAAGTTTTGACGTGGCTGCTTCGGGAACTCCTCAGTTCTTGACTGAGGGCGGGCGACTGATGGAAACTCTGGATATTAAATACCTGGTAGGATTAGATGGATTGAGTCTGCTCTTATTTATGCTGACTACTTTCATGGGGCCAATCGTAATTCTTTCTTCATGGAATTCAGTTAAAAAGCACCTGGCCGGGTACCTGAGCATGTTATTATTGCTTCAAACGGCTTCACTCGGTGTTTTTGCTTCTCTCGACCTGATGGTATTCTACGTTTTCTTCGAGCTTTCACTCATTCCCATGTACTTTCTGATTGGAATCTGGGGTGGAGCCGGAAGAATACAAGCCACGGTTAAGTTTTTTATCTATACGCTGGTTGGTTCATTGATCATGTTGGTTGGGTTGATTTACCTGGGTTACGATGCCGGTGCTGCAATGGGAGGCGGAACCACCTTTACTACCGACTGGAGATTTCTGTCCGGTGATATGTACACCATTGGTCTGGTTGAGCAGACGTATTTATTCCTGGCCTTTGCATTGGCGTTTTGTATTAAAGTACCGCTGTTTCCTTTCCATACCTGGTTACCATATGCACACACCGAGGCACCAACAGCAGGATCAGTTGTGCTTGCTGCCATTATGCTTAAGATGGGTACTTATGGATTGATCCGCGTTTGTCTGCCGATTTTCCCGAATGCTTTTATGGAATTTGCCCCATGGATGGCTACCCTTGCCGTGATCGGAATCATTTATGGTGCACTGGTGGCCATGGTTCAGAAAGATGTGAAGAAATTGGTGGCCTACTCATCGGTTAGTCACTTAGGTTTTGTTGTATTGGGAATTTTTGCTCTGAACACTGTTGCTGTTCAGGGAGCCATCATTCAGATGATTAATCACGGACTTTCAACCGGCGCGCTCTTCCTTATTGTTGGGATGATATATGATCGCCGACACACCCGAATGATTAAAGATTTCGGAGGCATCGCGAAGAAGGTTCCGGTATTTACCGTAATGTTTATGATTGCAACGCTGGCATCCATCGGGCTTCCGGGACTGAATGGATTTGTAGGTGAATTTTTGATACTGAACGGCTCGTTTTTCTCTGAGCTCTATAACAATAAAGTATTTGCAATACTGGCTGCAACCGGTGTGATTTTAGCGGCCGTTTACATGTTATGGATGTTCCAGCGCGTGATGTTTGGCCCAATCACCAATGAAGAAAATGAGAAATTAGTAGATCTGAATGGTCGTGAAATCGGGCTTTTGGTTCCTTTAGTTATTTTCATGTTTTGGATTGGAATCCACCCTGTTGATTTCACAAAATATTCAGAAGCTCAGGTTGAGGAATTAATTGAAGCATCTCAGGAAAAAAGTATGGCTGTAATAGAGCAGTCCAAACTTGATGAAGACCTTCCTGACTGGACTGCAAGATTCTATGACGTAGATCAAGTTGAATCACAAATGGCATCCAAGTAA
- the nuoL gene encoding NADH-quinone oxidoreductase subunit L, producing the protein MESATALFSLIIALPLAGFLINGIIGLFAENYRNKKQLIGLIANLAVFVPFAIAVYFFLNINADSEAVVYKLFTWMEVGSFSVDIAYRLDQLSILMTLVVTGVGFLIHLYSMGYMADDEGYWKFFAYLNLFIFAMLNLVLGNNLLLLFLGWEGVGVCSYLLIGFWYTDMAKSDAAKKAFIYNRIGDFAFLIAMFMVFQTVGSLNFDVILGNLDAFSGEYVFTIGLLMFIGATGKSAQIPLFVWLPDAMAGPTPVSALIHAATMVTSGIYLISRMSPMFVMSPEVMLIVAVIGALTAIVAATIAITQNDIKSVLAYSTVSQLGYMFLALGSGAFTAAMFHVVTHAFFKACLFLGSGSVIHAMHHVEHELEHEGKDVHFDPQDMRNMGGLRKYMPSTYKTFLISTIAIAGIPPLAGFFSKDEILAMTANAGAGEFGSYMYMALWGVGMITAFLTAFYMFRLTLTTFHGEFKLGQRFKEAIGAEKYLHESPATMTIPLWTLAGLAAVGGFLGVPNFVVETFTGETAHINLLHNWLYNINADYELILGKPIKWGIMAFSIVIAIAGTWTAFRMYNNNQQLESDAKLADRFGGLYQTWKDKYNLDEVYEGLISDPIVKFSDKVLAVFDMKVVDGIVNATAGTVRLFGSLFRYVQTGVVSSYALAFVIGVIVILYLMIM; encoded by the coding sequence ATGGAATCCGCTACGGCGCTGTTTTCACTCATAATTGCTCTTCCATTAGCTGGTTTTCTGATCAACGGAATTATCGGCCTGTTCGCAGAGAACTATAGAAATAAGAAGCAACTCATTGGATTGATTGCTAATCTGGCCGTATTTGTACCTTTTGCTATTGCGGTTTATTTCTTCCTTAATATTAATGCTGACTCCGAAGCAGTAGTGTATAAGCTGTTTACCTGGATGGAAGTGGGTAGCTTCAGCGTTGATATTGCTTATCGCCTCGACCAGCTTTCTATACTTATGACATTGGTGGTAACCGGTGTCGGCTTTCTTATTCACCTGTACTCAATGGGGTATATGGCGGATGATGAAGGTTACTGGAAGTTTTTTGCTTACCTGAACCTCTTCATCTTTGCGATGTTGAACCTGGTTCTGGGTAATAACTTATTGTTGCTGTTTCTTGGATGGGAGGGTGTAGGTGTTTGTTCTTACCTTTTGATTGGCTTCTGGTACACCGATATGGCTAAATCCGATGCTGCCAAAAAAGCTTTTATATACAATCGTATCGGTGATTTTGCCTTTTTGATTGCCATGTTTATGGTTTTCCAAACAGTGGGAAGCCTGAATTTTGATGTGATACTGGGTAACCTTGATGCTTTTTCCGGTGAATATGTATTCACCATTGGTCTGTTGATGTTTATCGGTGCAACCGGTAAATCTGCTCAGATTCCATTGTTTGTTTGGCTGCCCGATGCGATGGCTGGTCCGACTCCGGTTTCTGCATTAATCCATGCGGCTACCATGGTAACTTCAGGGATTTACCTGATTTCCCGTATGTCGCCTATGTTTGTGATGTCACCGGAAGTAATGCTGATTGTTGCCGTTATTGGTGCATTAACAGCTATTGTTGCTGCAACCATTGCCATTACTCAAAACGATATTAAAAGTGTGCTTGCTTACTCTACGGTTTCACAGTTGGGGTATATGTTCCTGGCGTTAGGTTCCGGAGCTTTTACTGCTGCAATGTTCCATGTAGTAACCCACGCTTTCTTTAAAGCTTGCCTGTTCCTCGGTTCAGGATCTGTTATCCATGCCATGCACCATGTAGAGCATGAACTTGAGCACGAAGGCAAAGATGTGCATTTCGACCCGCAGGATATGAGAAATATGGGTGGCCTTCGAAAATACATGCCATCTACCTACAAGACTTTTCTGATTTCAACTATTGCTATTGCCGGTATTCCCCCATTGGCCGGGTTCTTTTCGAAAGATGAAATTTTAGCGATGACCGCCAACGCCGGAGCCGGTGAATTTGGAAGCTATATGTACATGGCACTGTGGGGTGTTGGAATGATTACCGCGTTCCTTACCGCTTTTTATATGTTCCGACTTACACTTACAACCTTCCATGGGGAGTTCAAACTGGGGCAGCGTTTTAAAGAAGCTATCGGAGCTGAAAAATATCTGCACGAAAGTCCTGCAACCATGACCATTCCTCTTTGGACTTTGGCAGGCCTGGCAGCTGTAGGTGGATTCTTAGGTGTACCTAATTTTGTTGTAGAAACTTTCACCGGAGAAACTGCACATATAAATTTACTGCATAACTGGCTGTACAATATTAATGCTGATTATGAACTGATTCTTGGCAAGCCGATCAAATGGGGTATCATGGCGTTTTCTATCGTGATTGCCATTGCCGGTACCTGGACAGCCTTCAGAATGTACAACAACAATCAGCAGCTTGAATCGGACGCAAAACTCGCCGATCGATTTGGCGGGCTTTACCAAACCTGGAAAGACAAGTACAACCTCGATGAGGTGTATGAAGGATTAATTTCAGATCCTATTGTGAAATTTTCGGATAAAGTATTAGCCGTGTTCGACATGAAAGTAGTGGACGGAATTGTAAACGCCACAGCCGGAACGGTTCGTCTGTTTGGTAGCTTATTCCGATACGTTCAAACCGGGGTGGTTTCAAGTTATGCGCTGGCATTTGTGATTGGCGTAATTGTGATCCTTTATTTAATGATAATGTAA
- a CDS encoding Na+/H+ antiporter subunit E: MKSFSIQSPIVSFLTLMGFWYVMSGFFDITHTIMGVISVTIVMAFNYKLKAHSFYDNESDVIKDLRFLYLPWYFIWLFWQIIVSGIHVAKILLSPSLPIKSSVVRFKVNYPNPHAKMILGNSITLTPGTLTVDINDDEFIVHAISPVSFEGIANDKMPQQVLKLFTTEMHDVVSDFEVIHSKEDL; encoded by the coding sequence TTGAAGTCTTTTTCAATTCAAAGCCCGATTGTATCTTTTCTGACCCTGATGGGGTTTTGGTATGTCATGAGCGGTTTTTTTGATATCACGCACACCATTATGGGTGTTATCAGCGTGACTATTGTAATGGCATTCAACTATAAGTTAAAAGCACATTCTTTTTACGATAACGAGAGTGATGTAATTAAAGATCTTCGGTTTTTATATCTGCCCTGGTATTTTATTTGGTTATTCTGGCAGATCATCGTTTCCGGAATTCATGTTGCAAAAATTTTACTGAGCCCTTCGCTGCCTATTAAATCATCCGTGGTTCGTTTTAAGGTGAATTATCCCAACCCTCATGCTAAAATGATTTTGGGTAATTCTATTACACTCACCCCGGGAACGCTAACGGTAGACATTAACGACGACGAATTTATAGTACACGCAATTTCCCCGGTTTCCTTTGAGGGAATTGCCAACGATAAAATGCCCCAACAGGTACTCAAATTATTTACTACAGAAATGCACGATGTGGTGTCAGACTTTGAAGTGATTCACAGCAAGGAGGACTTATAA
- a CDS encoding monovalent cation/H+ antiporter complex subunit F, producing the protein MDSFFLYSAVILTAIIVVPAYRVMKGPTVFDRLVGTNAIATKTIVLICLIGYVFGRIDMFIDITLAYAILGFIGSLTIAKYFSSEKVDVRFDD; encoded by the coding sequence ATGGATTCCTTCTTTCTATATAGCGCCGTTATTTTGACCGCTATTATTGTTGTTCCCGCCTATCGGGTAATGAAAGGCCCAACCGTTTTTGACCGGTTGGTAGGTACCAATGCCATTGCCACAAAAACAATTGTTCTTATTTGCCTGATTGGATACGTATTCGGCCGCATCGATATGTTTATAGATATAACTCTGGCCTATGCCATTCTTGGATTCATCGGCTCGCTGACGATTGCAAAATATTTCTCATCCGAAAAAGTAGATGTCCGATTTGATGATTGA
- the mnhG gene encoding monovalent cation/H(+) antiporter subunit G, with protein MSDLMIDFTSILTIVFVVAGIFFLLVGSIGIIRLPDFYSRTHATSKSDTLGMILIIIGLIIFEGLTINSGKLVLVLLFILLANPVGAHALARAAYNSGLKPLFPDNKKDKTEG; from the coding sequence ATGTCCGATTTGATGATTGATTTCACTTCCATATTAACCATTGTATTTGTTGTAGCAGGCATCTTCTTTTTGTTGGTGGGAAGTATCGGCATCATCCGACTGCCGGATTTTTACTCCCGTACGCACGCCACCAGTAAAAGTGATACCCTTGGAATGATTCTCATTATTATAGGCCTCATTATTTTTGAAGGACTCACGATCAACAGTGGGAAATTAGTTCTGGTGCTCTTATTTATTTTGCTTGCCAACCCTGTTGGAGCCCATGCACTGGCCCGGGCAGCTTATAATTCGGGACTCAAACCCCTGTTCCCCGATAACAAAAAAGACAAAACGGAAGGCTAA
- a CDS encoding Na(+)/H(+) antiporter subunit B → MYWELELILFIFLLITGYIALEANDLLISVVMLTAFSFLMALLFTTMGAVDVGFTEAVVGAGVTGILLIVAIYQTTFKTED, encoded by the coding sequence ATGTACTGGGAACTTGAACTCATATTATTCATCTTTTTGTTAATAACCGGCTATATAGCGCTGGAAGCGAATGATTTACTTATATCCGTAGTCATGCTTACTGCATTCAGCTTTCTAATGGCTCTTTTATTCACCACCATGGGAGCTGTAGATGTTGGATTTACCGAAGCAGTGGTCGGCGCCGGGGTTACAGGAATTCTATTAATTGTTGCCATTTATCAAACCACATTTAAAACAGAAGATTGA
- the mbhE gene encoding hydrogen gas-evolving membrane-bound hydrogenase subunit E: MAFTTVLLFAASDLPYRGNPDNQMNQEVSMTGTEVPGNYYIQEAYNDAHTPNIVTVILGDYRSIDTLGEQIVIFTAGLITFLLLRNRKEEAEGENDDE; the protein is encoded by the coding sequence ATGGCATTTACTACCGTGCTGCTCTTTGCAGCATCGGACTTGCCCTATCGTGGAAACCCTGACAACCAGATGAACCAGGAAGTCAGCATGACCGGCACTGAAGTTCCGGGCAACTATTACATTCAGGAAGCTTACAATGATGCCCACACCCCAAACATCGTAACCGTAATATTGGGCGACTATCGTAGCATTGATACTCTGGGTGAGCAAATTGTAATCTTCACAGCTGGGCTCATTACTTTTTTGCTGCTTAGAAACCGAAAAGAAGAAGCAGAGGGAGAAAACGATGACGAATAA
- a CDS encoding MnhB domain-containing protein, producing the protein MTNKEHSPIILLGSRFLSPYIMLFGFYVIFHGHYSPGGGFQGGTLLAASLLLIRIASGTEIAALQFKDYLATPYAALGVLIYFGTGLVAIFTGGYFLDYEQLPIPGLEAADLRYWGILIIELGIGLTVMTVLVLIYDNMVKGEDYA; encoded by the coding sequence ATGACGAATAAAGAACACAGCCCCATTATTTTGTTGGGTTCCCGTTTTTTGAGTCCTTATATCATGCTCTTCGGTTTTTATGTGATCTTTCATGGTCACTATTCTCCCGGAGGAGGATTTCAGGGTGGAACACTGCTTGCCGCTTCTCTTTTATTGATTCGCATTGCCAGTGGCACCGAAATTGCCGCCCTTCAGTTTAAGGACTATTTAGCCACCCCCTATGCTGCACTTGGTGTACTCATTTATTTCGGAACCGGGTTAGTAGCCATTTTCACCGGCGGGTATTTTCTGGATTATGAACAACTACCTATTCCCGGCCTCGAAGCTGCAGACCTGCGCTATTGGGGGATCCTGATTATTGAATTAGGCATTGGGTTAACGGTAATGACCGTGCTTGTACTTATTTACGATAATATGGTAAAAGGAGAAGATTATGCTTGA
- a CDS encoding cation:proton antiporter subunit C, whose translation MLEFFLGHYAYWFTIILLALGLYGMLLKKNLVKKTIGLSIFQAGVILFFVSVAMKEGATVPVKAYDLPVSEVSNYMNALPHTLMLTAIVVGVATLGVAFALLINIYNRYGTLNEEELLDKIQ comes from the coding sequence ATGCTTGAATTCTTTTTAGGCCACTATGCTTATTGGTTTACCATTATTCTGTTGGCTTTGGGCTTATATGGAATGCTCCTGAAAAAGAACCTGGTAAAGAAAACCATTGGGCTTTCCATTTTCCAGGCCGGTGTCATCCTGTTTTTTGTTTCTGTAGCCATGAAAGAAGGCGCAACGGTGCCAGTTAAAGCTTATGATTTACCCGTTAGTGAAGTCTCAAATTACATGAATGCGCTTCCCCACACGTTAATGCTGACTGCCATTGTAGTTGGTGTGGCAACTTTGGGAGTCGCCTTTGCTCTGTTGATCAACATTTACAATCGCTACGGCACCCTCAACGAAGAAGAACTTTTAGATAAGATTCAATGA
- a CDS encoding complex I subunit 5 family protein, giving the protein MIGSEIPALIPVTYIFFAILIPVVGLWRREITWHLSLLGTGIATFFSAWGFWHLIQTGETIRYFFGGWAPPIGIEFVYDGLAAFIVLVINAIAFFVLIHSKEISKVEFPGKKMAYYTVSMLLMLGFNGMVLTGDLFNLYVFLEISSLSSYALIAIGEKRAPFSAFRYLIIGTVGGSLYLLGVGFLYTVTGTLNIIDMHAMLPQVIGHSSVIAALILMIIGVGVKAALFPLHGWLPDSYTFASSTSSALIAPIGTKVAAYILFRIVLFLFGVELIDDQLPVTTIIGIFAGIGILYGSIMAIAQSELKKMLAYSSVSQIGYIIMGISLANPFGFIGAVLHILNHAMMKALLFLVSGSMRLKEGHSLITKFDNSYRKKYPWTMAAFTTAAISMVGLPPLAGFFSKWYLALGTIENSDWLLLAVILISSLLNAVYFFRILEKIYLNNPDAEEATETEAVQNNEVSFSMMFPMAVMAIGLLLVGIFNVYIVNVIFTMFPAGF; this is encoded by the coding sequence ATGATTGGATCCGAAATACCGGCGTTAATACCCGTTACATACATCTTTTTTGCGATTCTGATTCCTGTCGTCGGACTCTGGAGGCGTGAAATTACCTGGCATTTGAGTCTGCTGGGAACAGGAATAGCTACCTTCTTTTCCGCATGGGGATTTTGGCACCTCATACAAACCGGTGAAACAATTCGCTACTTTTTTGGAGGTTGGGCGCCTCCCATAGGTATTGAGTTTGTGTATGATGGCCTTGCGGCTTTCATAGTTCTGGTAATCAATGCCATTGCCTTTTTTGTACTCATTCACTCCAAAGAAATCAGCAAGGTTGAATTTCCCGGCAAAAAGATGGCCTATTACACCGTTTCTATGCTGCTGATGCTGGGCTTCAACGGAATGGTGCTTACCGGAGACCTCTTTAACCTTTATGTATTCCTTGAGATTTCCTCTCTTTCCAGTTATGCCCTGATTGCCATTGGTGAGAAACGAGCTCCCTTTTCAGCTTTCCGCTATTTGATTATTGGTACCGTTGGCGGATCACTCTATTTATTGGGGGTTGGATTTTTATATACCGTAACCGGCACGCTGAATATTATTGACATGCACGCCATGCTTCCGCAAGTGATTGGTCATTCTTCAGTAATCGCTGCATTGATTCTGATGATCATTGGTGTTGGGGTGAAAGCCGCATTGTTCCCGCTTCATGGCTGGTTGCCGGATTCTTATACCTTTGCCTCTTCCACCTCTTCTGCTTTGATTGCTCCCATCGGAACTAAAGTTGCAGCTTATATTCTATTCAGGATTGTACTGTTTTTATTCGGAGTTGAACTGATCGACGATCAACTTCCGGTTACCACTATTATCGGGATTTTTGCAGGGATCGGCATTCTCTACGGTTCCATCATGGCTATTGCCCAAAGCGAATTAAAGAAAATGCTGGCATACAGCTCGGTTTCACAAATCGGGTATATCATCATGGGGATAAGCCTTGCTAATCCGTTTGGATTTATAGGAGCCGTGCTTCATATCCTCAATCACGCCATGATGAAAGCCCTTCTCTTTCTTGTTTCAGGAAGTATGAGACTCAAAGAAGGGCATTCACTCATTACAAAATTTGACAATTCATACCGAAAGAAATACCCATGGACGATGGCTGCTTTTACAACAGCTGCTATTTCTATGGTAGGACTTCCCCCACTCGCAGGATTTTTCTCAAAATGGTACCTGGCATTGGGAACCATTGAGAACAGCGATTGGCTGTTACTCGCAGTAATACTGATCAGTTCGCTGCTAAACGCGGTGTATTTCTTCCGGATTTTGGAAAAAATATATCTCAATAATCCCGACGCGGAAGAAGCCACCGAAACGGAAGCCGTTCAGAATAACGAAGTAAGCTTCAGCATGATGTTTCCTATGGCCGTAATGGCGATCGGGCTACTACTGGTTGGTATTTTCAACGTGTATATCGTAAATGTAATTTTCACCATGTTTCCGGCAGGATTTTAA
- a CDS encoding monovalent cation/H+ antiporter subunit D family protein, with protein MDLTYIPLYAVLVSLAAVPFILLSSKKPNLREFWTILAGVIKFLLVLTLLPSALQGNTIELELLEIAPNLPLVLKADTFGVFFALIASGLWIFTSFYSIGYMRGHHEKKQTRYFASFAICLSSTIGIAFSGNLLTFIIFYEMLTLATYPLVIHSETKKGIAAGRKYLTYTLTAGLLLIAAAGITYSLTGTLDFQAGGIFEGVELSQTMAVTIFILFLGGVGVKAGIMPLHSWLPSAMAAPTPVSALLHAVAVVKSGVFGVIRVVGFIFGPEVMAEFGLNEILMVLAGITVLVASLLAFAQDNLKRRLAYSTVGHLSYIVLGVALLTETGLIGSIMHISFHATMKITLFFCAGAIMVNLHKKNISDLNGIAKVMPWTMAAFVIGSMGLAGIPPVNGFVSKWYLASGALEGGMLIPVIILVVSGLLNVGYFFPIIHRAYFRKGGPELEGHTEASPFMVVPLFGTAVLSILFGLNPDLFFNFFDMATSVASTIFNPL; from the coding sequence ATGGATCTTACGTACATCCCTTTATATGCTGTTCTTGTATCGCTGGCTGCGGTGCCGTTCATCTTGCTGAGTTCGAAGAAACCGAACCTTCGCGAGTTCTGGACCATCCTGGCCGGGGTCATCAAATTCCTGTTGGTACTCACGTTACTTCCCTCAGCCCTTCAGGGAAATACCATAGAGCTGGAGCTGCTTGAGATCGCCCCGAATCTCCCTCTCGTGCTCAAAGCCGATACCTTCGGAGTATTCTTTGCGCTCATTGCATCTGGATTATGGATCTTTACCTCCTTCTATTCCATCGGCTACATGCGCGGTCATCATGAGAAAAAACAGACCCGCTATTTCGCCAGTTTTGCCATATGTCTGAGCTCTACCATCGGTATTGCCTTTTCCGGCAATCTGTTGACCTTCATCATTTTTTATGAGATGCTGACGCTGGCGACCTATCCCCTGGTTATTCACAGTGAGACCAAGAAAGGAATTGCTGCCGGCCGCAAGTATCTGACCTATACGTTAACCGCCGGATTACTTTTGATTGCTGCAGCCGGGATCACCTATTCCCTCACAGGGACACTTGATTTTCAGGCCGGCGGAATCTTTGAAGGCGTTGAGCTTTCTCAAACCATGGCAGTGACTATTTTCATCCTTTTTCTCGGAGGTGTTGGGGTGAAAGCAGGTATTATGCCGTTGCATAGCTGGCTTCCATCCGCGATGGCGGCTCCAACCCCCGTTAGTGCTTTATTGCATGCCGTAGCCGTGGTAAAATCCGGTGTATTTGGGGTGATCCGTGTAGTCGGATTTATATTCGGCCCGGAAGTTATGGCTGAATTCGGCCTGAATGAAATTCTGATGGTACTGGCCGGAATCACCGTATTGGTGGCTTCCCTCCTCGCTTTTGCCCAAGATAATTTAAAACGACGACTGGCATATTCTACCGTAGGGCACCTTTCCTACATCGTACTGGGAGTTGCTCTGCTAACCGAGACAGGCTTGATCGGTAGTATTATGCATATTTCCTTTCATGCCACCATGAAGATCACCCTCTTTTTCTGTGCAGGGGCCATCATGGTGAATCTCCATAAAAAGAATATCAGCGACCTGAACGGAATCGCCAAAGTAATGCCGTGGACCATGGCCGCGTTTGTAATTGGGTCGATGGGCCTGGCAGGAATTCCCCCTGTAAACGGTTTTGTAAGTAAATGGTACCTCGCCTCCGGAGCATTGGAAGGCGGAATGCTTATCCCTGTCATTATATTAGTAGTCAGTGGTTTATTAAATGTGGGATATTTCTTCCCGATCATTCACCGTGCATATTTCCGAAAAGGAGGCCCTGAGTTGGAAGGCCATACGGAAGCTTCACCATTTATGGTGGTTCCGTTGTTTGGTACAGCCGTTCTCTCCATCTTATTCGGTTTGAACCCTGACCTCTTCTTTAACTTTTTTGATATGGCCACTTCGGTAGCATCCACAATTTTTAATCCACTGTAA